One stretch of Orcinus orca chromosome 15, mOrcOrc1.1, whole genome shotgun sequence DNA includes these proteins:
- the LOC101288238 gene encoding LOW QUALITY PROTEIN: essential MCU regulator, mitochondrial-like (The sequence of the model RefSeq protein was modified relative to this genomic sequence to represent the inferred CDS: deleted 2 bases in 1 codon) gives MASGAGRWLALAHVGSGAFRSGLSLGKGGDVSAGRGLIRSLVPSRSVIVTRSGAILPKPVKMSFSPLRVFSIVIPFLYVGTLISKNFAALVEEHDIFVPEDDDDDD, from the exons ATGGCGTCCGGAGCGGGTCGCTGGCTGGCGTTGGCACATGTCGGATCTGGGGCTTTCCGGAGCGGGCTGAGTCTGGGGAAAGGTGGCGATGTCTCCGCCGGACGGGGC CTAATTCGGAGTCTGGTACCATCGAGGTCAGTCATCGTTACTCGCAGCGGCGCCATTTTGCCCAAACCGGTGAAAATGTCCTTCAGCCCTCTCCGTGTGTTCTCCATTGTGATCCCCTTTCTCTATGTCGGGACGCTAATTAGCAAGAACTTTGCTGCTCTAGTTGAGGAGCATGATATTTTTGTTCcagaggatgatgatgatgacgactaA